Genomic segment of Pseudomonadota bacterium:
CTGGCGCGACGAACGCATGAAGCAATTGATCGGCGAGGGTTACGTGATCGCCGCGCGGCTTGATCTCGAAGTGCCGTTGCCCGACGGCCACCCACTGCGCGAACAGCCGATCATGGTGGCCAGCGCGGATGCTGCCCAGGTGCCAGCGGCCACCTTGCCGGCGACGCCGATGGCGGTCACCGAGTTTAGCGCCGGTGGCGTGCCCTATCCCAAGGCCCATCCGACACGCGAGACTATGCTGGCTGGCGCGTTTTCCATCGACAACATCGCCCGCGCGATCGATGGCAGCGAAACCCCGCTGCTGACGACGGCGCAGGGCAGCGCCGAGGAGACGCCGTGGGCGATGCAGGTCGGCGCGTACTCACAGTTCGAGAATGCCTACCAGGCCATCGACACGGCAGAGTTCCATTTGCGCGATGTTATGGGCGAGGTGGCGGCTGTTGTGACGTCCTCGGAGACCGAAGCGGGCGAGTTTTACCGCGCGCGCTTTGTCGGCCTGTCCGAAGATCAGGCGCGTGAAGGCTGCCAGATCCTGATGTCGCGCAACCTGCCTTGCGCGGTCGTACGCTTCGGCCTCTAAGAACTGACTGTCTGACCTTTAGAGCAGATCCGCTCTAGGCGGCCGCGATCATGCGTGCGGCGGCGTCGCGCAGCGTATCCTGCGTGTAGGTCACACTGTCGCTCGTCAGCATGACCTTGTTTTCATCGGCAAAGCAAAGCGCCGCGATCGCCTCGGCGTCATCGGGGCTGAGCTTGTGATCGTCGAGCGACAGGCGAAGGCCGACCTCACGCAGCCAGGCCTCATAGGTGGGCGCCGCCAGGGCGGCCGCCTCCTCTATGCCCAGTCCCTGGACCGGTGCGCCGAGCGCACCGGCGACCTCCGCATAGGCATCCGGCACGGTCTCCGCAGCGCCGGCCATCGTCGCGTTGAGCGCCAGGCCGACCGCGCGGCCATGATGGACGCCGGCCAGCTCTCCGATTGCGTGGCCAATCGCGTGGGCGATGCCGACCCCGGTGACGTCGAAGGCTATTCCGGCGGTTGTCGCGGCGATCAAAACATGGCCACGCGCCTCAAGGTCCTCCGGCTCGTCGACGGCCCGTTTCAGCCACGTCTTCAGTTGGCGCACGGCGCCTAAGGCGAGCGCGGTCGAGACAGGATTGCGGCGGCGCGTGGTCGCCGCCTCGATGGCATGGACCGACGCATCAACGCCGGTCGCGGCCGTCAGCGCCGGCGGCAATCCGACCGTCAAGGCCGGATCGAGCAGGGCGAGATTGAAGCGCAGGGGATTGCCCCAGGCCCAGAGCTTGCGGTCTGCTGTGCTGAACACAGATGTCCGTGTCACCTCCGAACCCGTACCGGCCGTGGTCGGTATCGCGATCTTCGGCAGGCCGTCGCGCGGCACCGGCTGCACGCCCAAGGCATAGGTCTCGACGGCATCGCCGGATACCGCGAGTGCTGCGGCCACCTTGGCGACGTCCAGACTGGACCCGCCGCCTAAGCCAACCACACAACGCGCTCCGGACTGCCGCGCCAACGCGACCACGGCATCGACGGAACTGGCGAGCGGATCACTTCGAATGTCGGTAAACGTCTTCACGCTGTGGCCGCCGCCTTCGATCGCGGCGCTTGTCTGGTCTACCAAGCCTGCTGACGCGACGCCGGGATCGCTGACCAGAACCACGATGGTTTCAGCGCCCGCCATCTTCTCAATGTCACGGCCAAGCTTGTCGAGCCGGTTGACTCCAAAGGCCAGCGGCACCGGAGCGTCGAAGTTAAAAGGATCGGTCATGGCGGTCTCCAGATTCTTATCTCAAGTCATTTTCACTGCTGCGCCACGAGGTAGAGCTGAATCGGCTTGCTCATCGGGGTCGTTGTAGATCGGCCCGAACGCGTTGGGGCGATCGCGCGGTTGTCGGTTTAGGCGACGGGGCGCCGGGCCGTCAACGGCGCGTCATCAACTGGCTTCAACGGCCCGGGCCACGCTCGTGCACGAAGCTCGGATCCGGTGCGCCTCGATAGCAACGCGGCACGACCGGCCAGTTCGCCGACAGGAAGTAGGCATAGGTGCCGTCGGGGAACTCAGGCGTCACACCGGTCCGGCCATTGCATTCATCGAGATCGCCCGCACCCTCGACATGCGCATAGTCGGCCAGAAAGGTGCCGTCATAGGTGCCGCCGGGTTGACCGCTACCCGTGGGGCGATTTCCCGGGCGCAGCCTGTAGCTTGAGGTGAGTTGGACAATGCCGGAGCCGGGATCCATCGGATCGACATAGCCATAGAGCGCATAGATGGGAAAGCCGTCGGCGGCCCAGCCTATCAAAGGCGAGTGCGAGTTTGCGGTGGCGCCGAGGTCAAAGAGAAGCTCGGTCGGCCACAGATGATAGTGATAGGCGCCGTTGGGCTGCACGTGCGC
This window contains:
- a CDS encoding iron-containing alcohol dehydrogenase, yielding MTDPFNFDAPVPLAFGVNRLDKLGRDIEKMAGAETIVVLVSDPGVASAGLVDQTSAAIEGGGHSVKTFTDIRSDPLASSVDAVVALARQSGARCVVGLGGGSSLDVAKVAAALAVSGDAVETYALGVQPVPRDGLPKIAIPTTAGTGSEVTRTSVFSTADRKLWAWGNPLRFNLALLDPALTVGLPPALTAATGVDASVHAIEAATTRRRNPVSTALALGAVRQLKTWLKRAVDEPEDLEARGHVLIAATTAGIAFDVTGVGIAHAIGHAIGELAGVHHGRAVGLALNATMAGAAETVPDAYAEVAGALGAPVQGLGIEEAAALAAPTYEAWLREVGLRLSLDDHKLSPDDAEAIAALCFADENKVMLTSDSVTYTQDTLRDAAARMIAAA
- a CDS encoding YHYH protein, with amino-acid sequence MTQSDGVLNVNPADVLLPYPNDVTIMVEGAKRVITANGIPEHPVGPFPTRGNPNAIEPQAYRYEVPAEPALAIGITSAGLHNFGIAVNGVPFDPHAAEWYLGERGSRWQYAVLSGAISLGLDANYAHVQPNGAYHYHLWPTELLFDLGATANSHSPLIGWAADGFPIYALYGYVDPMDPGSGIVQLTSSYRLRPGNRPTGSGQPGGTYDGTFLADYAHVEGAGDLDECNGRTGVTPEFPDGTYAYFLSANWPVVPRCYRGAPDPSFVHERGPGR